Proteins co-encoded in one Alcanivorax sp. genomic window:
- a CDS encoding endonuclease — protein MNKFSLVAAALLMSAGTSFADGRDDRFIQQLYPEGGKTLYCQEPFRADSRISVDGVYDDRRLAKHFGCRSSRLCRGNKDFVQINEDYHGLHPVTSKVELVRRRNLFGDLPDNVTVDPECGYQQSFQVFDPPQHAKGNVARAMLYLHERYELPLLGTLEMYQRWNEEDPVDEEEKRRNDEIEKFQGNRNPFIDDPAKADAMKGSSPLNMQFP, from the coding sequence ATGAATAAGTTTTCACTGGTTGCCGCAGCGTTACTCATGTCTGCCGGCACCAGTTTTGCAGACGGGCGGGATGACAGATTTATCCAGCAGCTTTATCCGGAAGGCGGCAAGACACTCTATTGTCAGGAACCCTTCCGGGCAGACAGCCGGATATCGGTGGACGGGGTTTATGATGACCGCCGGCTGGCCAAGCATTTCGGATGCCGGAGCAGCCGTCTGTGTCGAGGCAACAAAGACTTTGTCCAGATCAATGAGGATTACCACGGGCTGCACCCGGTAACCAGCAAAGTCGAGCTGGTTCGACGGCGCAACCTGTTTGGCGACCTGCCCGACAATGTGACCGTGGATCCGGAATGCGGCTACCAGCAATCCTTCCAGGTGTTTGATCCACCGCAGCATGCCAAGGGGAATGTGGCCCGCGCCATGCTGTATCTTCATGAACGTTATGAGCTACCGCTGCTGGGCACGCTGGAAATGTATCAGCGCTGGAATGAGGAAGACCCGGTGGACGAGGAAGAAAAGCGCAGAAATGACGAGATCGAGAAGTTCCAGGGAAACAGGAACCCGTTTATTGATGACCCGGCCAAGGCTGATGCCATGAAAGGCTCCTCCCCTCTGAATATGCAGTTCCCTTGA
- a CDS encoding 4'-phosphopantetheinyl transferase superfamily protein, producing MTDPQRPACLSQPHQEELANGLLRVSCRYHPERLLDDSFQLADIPLPATLKTAVAKRKAEYLAGRWCARTGLQGFGVTGIPGVNEDRSPRWPEGMTGSITHSHGIAEVLVANAGLWLTVGLDTEQWVNPERASRLEKELFTDYERQQLNLMTPLQRANRLTLIFSAKESLFKALYPLTGKRFYFHDAERRKPDRLTLLRTLNADWPKGTEIPFRWRERQHGVLSWIALPR from the coding sequence ATGACGGACCCTCAACGCCCGGCCTGCCTGAGCCAACCCCACCAGGAAGAACTGGCAAACGGACTGCTTCGTGTCAGTTGCCGCTATCACCCTGAGCGGCTGCTTGATGACAGCTTCCAGCTGGCAGACATTCCTCTCCCGGCGACCCTGAAAACCGCTGTCGCCAAACGAAAGGCCGAATATCTGGCCGGGCGGTGGTGTGCCCGTACGGGATTACAGGGGTTTGGCGTCACCGGAATCCCCGGCGTCAATGAGGATCGCTCGCCGCGTTGGCCCGAGGGCATGACCGGGAGCATTACCCATAGCCATGGCATTGCCGAGGTGTTGGTCGCGAACGCCGGCCTGTGGCTTACCGTTGGGCTAGACACCGAACAGTGGGTCAACCCGGAACGGGCAAGCCGGCTGGAGAAAGAACTGTTTACCGATTACGAACGCCAGCAGCTGAACCTGATGACGCCGCTGCAACGGGCAAACCGGTTAACGCTGATTTTTTCTGCAAAGGAAAGTCTGTTCAAGGCCCTGTACCCACTGACCGGCAAGCGTTTTTATTTCCACGACGCGGAACGACGCAAGCCAGACCGGTTGACGCTGCTACGCACCCTCAATGCCGACTGGCCCAAGGGCACGGAAATCCCCTTCCGCTGGCGCGAGCGTCAGCACGGGGTACTAAGCTGGATTGCGCTTCCCCGATAA
- a CDS encoding DUF808 domain-containing protein, whose translation MAGTSLLALIDDIATLLDDVSVMTKVAAKKTAGVLGDDLALNAEQVSGVKADRELPVVWAVFKGSALNKLILVPAALLISAFMPWLITPLLMLGGAFLCYEGCEKLVHKFFHRDADESAHQEKLKAVADASVDLVAFEKEKIKGAIRTDFILSAEIIVISLGAVQSASFGVQVAAICAIAVLMTIGVYGLVAGIVKLDDAGLYLAKTDPQASAAGARIALGKGILVLAPWLMKTLSVVGTAAMFLVGGGILVHGIPGSHDWVHHLQAMAGAVAFAVPLLVNLVGGVIAGAVVLAVVSAVGKLRA comes from the coding sequence ATGGCCGGAACCAGCCTGCTGGCACTGATCGATGATATTGCAACGCTACTTGATGACGTCTCGGTGATGACCAAGGTAGCGGCGAAGAAAACCGCCGGCGTGCTGGGGGATGATCTGGCTCTGAATGCCGAACAGGTATCCGGGGTCAAAGCCGACCGCGAACTGCCGGTCGTTTGGGCGGTGTTTAAAGGCTCGGCCCTGAACAAGTTGATACTGGTGCCGGCGGCGCTGTTGATCAGTGCCTTTATGCCCTGGCTGATCACACCGTTGCTGATGCTTGGCGGTGCGTTTCTGTGCTACGAGGGGTGTGAAAAGCTGGTGCACAAATTCTTTCACCGCGATGCCGATGAGAGTGCACACCAGGAAAAACTCAAGGCGGTAGCCGATGCTTCGGTGGATCTGGTGGCCTTCGAGAAGGAAAAGATCAAGGGCGCTATTCGTACTGACTTCATCTTGTCTGCGGAGATTATCGTGATCTCGCTGGGGGCTGTGCAGTCCGCCTCTTTTGGGGTGCAGGTGGCGGCAATCTGTGCCATTGCCGTGCTCATGACCATCGGGGTCTATGGCCTGGTGGCAGGCATTGTGAAGCTGGATGACGCTGGCCTGTATCTGGCCAAGACGGACCCGCAGGCCTCCGCCGCCGGGGCGCGAATCGCGTTGGGTAAAGGCATTCTTGTTCTCGCTCCCTGGCTGATGAAGACCTTGTCCGTGGTTGGGACCGCAGCCATGTTTCTGGTGGGCGGAGGCATTCTGGTTCACGGCATCCCCGGCTCCCATGACTGGGTGCATCACCTGCAGGCGATGGCCGGTGCGGTGGCCTTTGCCGTTCCGCTGCTGGTGAATCTGGTGGGCGGGGTGATTGCCGGTGCGGTGGTGCTGGCAGTGGTCAGCGCCGTCGGCAAGTTGCGCGCCTGA
- a CDS encoding AraC family transcriptional regulator, whose product MQDFARASALVGFDTLVAEYGLSHTELLRDAGLPENTLDNLQGLVSYRRFLKLLKLSAARSGDPLFGLKLGLSQGVSIFGPILYLLNNARTVGEALTELKQYFHLHMGAAHVEVSAYGDQIQLAYRVLDPGQPGINQGAELALGVGRKLLQTLMGENWQPHPMLLEHARQAPLTAYQKLLGVSPRFNSDTTALLLKPAELDLPLSQADPTLHRLIREHLDTLQNLTDLELPGYVSNLLRDLLPQGRVTVDHIARCMAMSRRTLQRRLSDSGTSFQAVLDETRQKMALRYLRDSTLQVTQLSDLLGYADLSAFSRAFTRWFGMPPSRWTADHH is encoded by the coding sequence ATGCAGGATTTTGCAAGGGCCTCCGCGCTGGTGGGTTTCGATACCCTGGTGGCCGAATACGGGCTTTCCCACACCGAGCTATTACGCGACGCAGGCCTGCCAGAAAACACGCTGGACAACCTTCAGGGCCTGGTGTCCTACCGGCGATTCCTGAAGCTGTTGAAACTGAGTGCAGCACGCAGCGGCGATCCACTGTTCGGCCTGAAGCTGGGGCTCAGCCAGGGGGTGTCGATCTTCGGGCCGATCTTGTACCTGCTTAACAACGCACGCACGGTTGGCGAGGCACTCACGGAACTCAAACAGTACTTCCACCTGCACATGGGCGCCGCCCACGTTGAGGTCAGTGCATACGGTGACCAGATCCAGCTGGCCTACCGGGTACTGGACCCGGGCCAACCCGGTATCAACCAGGGCGCAGAACTGGCGCTGGGTGTTGGCCGCAAGTTGCTGCAGACACTGATGGGGGAAAACTGGCAGCCCCACCCCATGCTGCTTGAGCACGCCCGACAGGCCCCCCTAACGGCCTATCAGAAATTGCTGGGGGTCTCCCCACGGTTCAACAGCGATACCACGGCCCTGCTCCTGAAACCGGCAGAACTGGATTTACCGCTCAGCCAGGCCGATCCAACCCTGCACCGTTTGATCCGGGAACACCTGGACACCCTGCAGAACCTCACGGATCTGGAACTGCCGGGCTATGTGAGCAACCTGCTCCGCGACCTGCTGCCACAGGGGCGGGTGACCGTGGACCACATTGCCCGGTGCATGGCCATGAGCCGCCGCACCCTGCAAAGGCGGCTCAGTGATTCCGGCACGTCCTTTCAGGCCGTGCTGGATGAAACGCGACAGAAAATGGCACTGCGTTATTTGCGGGACTCCACCCTGCAAGTCACCCAACTTTCCGACCTGCTCGGCTATGCGGACCTGAGCGCCTTTTCACGGGCGTTTACCCGCTGGTTCGGAATGCCGCCATCACGATGGACAGCGGACCATCATTAA
- a CDS encoding 2,4'-dihydroxyacetophenone dioxygenase family protein → MSMLPMLVKDHDELLTLNNNDMPIYKDIMVPGLDVQPQYVDVNRGIWVLRVMFHPGVRLPMHYHTGSVHLWTLSGKWNYVEYPDQPQTAGCYLFEPGGSVHTFNVPEDNTEVTDTLMLVEGANVNFDENGQYHSILDANSITLLIEQYIQENGLEPATYIKPSMPDHANKIQG, encoded by the coding sequence ATGTCCATGTTGCCGATGCTTGTAAAAGACCACGACGAACTGCTGACGCTGAACAATAACGATATGCCGATCTACAAGGACATCATGGTCCCGGGTCTGGATGTTCAGCCCCAATATGTGGATGTGAACCGCGGTATCTGGGTGTTGCGTGTCATGTTCCACCCTGGCGTTCGTCTGCCCATGCATTACCACACTGGCAGCGTTCACCTGTGGACCCTGTCCGGCAAGTGGAACTACGTGGAGTACCCGGATCAGCCGCAGACCGCTGGTTGTTATCTGTTCGAGCCTGGCGGTAGCGTCCACACCTTCAATGTGCCGGAAGATAACACCGAAGTGACCGATACCCTGATGCTGGTAGAGGGCGCCAACGTGAACTTTGACGAGAATGGCCAGTACCACAGCATCCTGGATGCCAACTCCATCACCTTGCTGATCGAGCAGTACATTCAGGAAAACGGTCTGGAGCCGGCGACCTACATCAAGCCGTCCATGCCGGACCATGCCAACAAGATCCAGGGCTGA
- a CDS encoding NAD-dependent epimerase/dehydratase family protein: MTTTMPTGSAGQQPAVPQSVFITGAGGFIGRAIMARYKALGCDVRGMDLQPDPDANIVAGDITNPSGWADHAKGCDLFIHTAAVVSLAAQWAAYRKITVEGTRNAIKVAVAAGATRFVHFSSIAALGYDYPDGADETWPVVIGNEYLYGVAKGASEHVALAAHAAGDINVTVIRPGDVYGPGSRAWLIEPLKMARAGQLILPDKGQGMFTPVYIDDLLDGTMLAAGLEAGKGQIFILWGGEGVSCKEFFSHHWRWAGRQGSPRSLSLKAALALTKGIWKVNQMIKRNDEVTPDAMLMFTRKGGFSIDKAKRLLGYQPKVNLAEGMRQSEVWLKDVGELNSSESEATA, translated from the coding sequence ATGACAACAACAATGCCGACTGGCTCTGCCGGTCAACAACCTGCTGTTCCCCAATCGGTTTTTATTACCGGTGCTGGCGGCTTTATCGGTCGGGCGATCATGGCGCGCTACAAAGCGCTGGGCTGTGACGTACGCGGTATGGATCTGCAACCGGATCCTGACGCCAATATTGTCGCTGGTGATATCACCAACCCTTCCGGTTGGGCAGACCACGCCAAAGGCTGTGACCTGTTCATCCATACCGCAGCGGTGGTCAGCCTGGCGGCACAGTGGGCGGCGTACCGCAAGATCACCGTGGAAGGTACCCGCAATGCCATCAAAGTGGCGGTGGCCGCCGGGGCAACGCGTTTCGTGCATTTCTCCTCCATCGCGGCGCTGGGGTATGACTACCCGGATGGCGCGGATGAAACCTGGCCGGTGGTCATCGGCAATGAATACCTTTACGGCGTCGCCAAGGGCGCCAGTGAGCATGTGGCGCTGGCGGCCCATGCAGCCGGCGACATCAATGTCACGGTGATTCGCCCCGGCGACGTTTATGGCCCCGGTTCCCGCGCCTGGTTGATCGAGCCGCTGAAGATGGCCAGAGCCGGCCAACTGATCCTGCCGGACAAAGGCCAGGGCATGTTTACCCCCGTCTACATTGACGACCTGCTCGACGGGACCATGCTCGCCGCCGGTCTTGAAGCCGGCAAGGGACAGATATTTATCCTGTGGGGGGGCGAGGGAGTGTCCTGTAAGGAATTCTTCAGCCACCACTGGCGTTGGGCGGGTCGTCAGGGTTCCCCGCGCAGTCTGTCCTTGAAGGCGGCGCTGGCGCTGACAAAAGGCATCTGGAAAGTGAATCAGATGATCAAGCGCAATGATGAGGTGACACCGGATGCCATGTTGATGTTCACCCGCAAGGGCGGCTTTTCCATCGACAAGGCGAAGCGCCTGCTGGGCTATCAGCCCAAGGTAAACCTGGCGGAAGGCATGCGTCAGTCCGAAGTCTGGCTGAAGGACGTTGGCGAACTGAATAGTTCAGAATCGGAGGCAACAGCATGA
- a CDS encoding SDR family NAD(P)-dependent oxidoreductase — translation MNHVMITGGGSGLGLGMARRYLKRGISVSVLDLVVSNGNQGLLTQAANEGDSQWAFFEMDITDDAAVEQAVAAAVAKFSSPDLAINSAGVAINKTLADMKPVEFRKVIDINLNGSLHFASAVAPHLVPGSRLALVASLVGITSNYGYSAYGASKFGVVGLATALRYEYEPLGVKLSCICLPEVHTPLVDKERQEGNPISLALKKTAGCMDPDEACDQIVAGLDAGKWMVIPGALGKITGFVTRHMPGMFNGYIQMMVRKLMKQYPVQNAG, via the coding sequence ATGAATCACGTAATGATTACCGGTGGCGGAAGCGGGCTTGGTCTCGGCATGGCGCGTCGTTATCTCAAGCGCGGTATTTCCGTCAGCGTGCTGGATCTTGTCGTCAGCAATGGAAACCAGGGTCTTCTCACCCAGGCAGCCAACGAAGGCGACAGCCAATGGGCGTTTTTCGAAATGGATATCACTGACGATGCGGCGGTGGAACAGGCGGTAGCCGCAGCGGTCGCCAAATTTTCCAGCCCGGATCTGGCGATTAATTCTGCCGGTGTTGCCATCAACAAGACACTGGCAGACATGAAGCCGGTGGAGTTCCGCAAGGTGATTGATATCAACCTGAATGGCAGTCTGCACTTTGCCTCCGCCGTGGCTCCGCATCTGGTTCCAGGTTCGCGTTTGGCGCTGGTTGCTTCTCTGGTAGGTATCACCAGTAATTATGGTTACAGCGCTTATGGTGCCTCCAAATTCGGTGTGGTGGGTCTGGCCACTGCGCTGCGTTACGAGTACGAACCGCTTGGCGTGAAGCTAAGCTGTATTTGTCTGCCGGAAGTGCACACTCCGCTGGTGGACAAGGAGCGACAGGAAGGTAACCCCATTTCCTTGGCGCTAAAGAAGACCGCTGGCTGCATGGATCCGGACGAGGCCTGTGACCAGATCGTGGCAGGGCTGGATGCCGGCAAGTGGATGGTCATTCCCGGTGCCTTGGGAAAGATCACTGGCTTTGTGACACGCCACATGCCCGGCATGTTCAATGGTTATATCCAGATGATGGTCAGGAAGTTGATGAAGCAGTATCCGGTGCAGAACGCCGGTTAA
- a CDS encoding DUF4105 domain-containing protein, protein MVRGKRVLKTLFLTGLLLLLAYVIWFTTRIPAQQAAWNKEYQRHPDIQLRGDMLHINNLRDFRYDDDGEVIEARYVDRRYPLSALKGVWFGLSHFADNGLAHAFASFEFSDGQFLAVSIEARLREDQTEYSPISGALRQYTKFVVLATEEDVIGVRSHIRNNPVYLYPLKGSSLQGHALLLNFLRRADNLSRIPDFYNTLTDNCLTGLLAESGRYNDLHHWLDYRIILPGYSDEVLLDHGIINTDDDLIQTRLNARVSSAVSPDEKHFSRKIRQGWTPESAPADSADP, encoded by the coding sequence ATGGTACGGGGAAAACGTGTTCTCAAGACACTCTTTCTGACAGGCCTGCTGTTGCTGCTGGCCTATGTCATCTGGTTCACGACACGCATCCCGGCCCAACAGGCCGCATGGAACAAGGAGTATCAGCGCCACCCTGACATTCAACTTCGTGGCGACATGCTGCATATCAATAATCTCAGGGACTTCCGCTACGATGATGACGGTGAGGTGATTGAAGCCCGCTATGTCGATCGCCGCTATCCGCTCTCAGCACTGAAAGGGGTATGGTTCGGGCTCTCGCACTTCGCAGACAACGGACTGGCCCACGCCTTTGCCAGCTTCGAATTCAGTGACGGCCAGTTCCTGGCCGTATCCATTGAGGCTCGCTTGCGAGAAGACCAGACAGAATACAGCCCGATTTCCGGTGCCTTACGCCAGTACACCAAGTTTGTGGTACTGGCCACCGAAGAAGATGTCATCGGCGTACGCTCCCACATTCGCAACAATCCGGTATACCTTTATCCCCTGAAGGGCTCATCCCTGCAGGGCCATGCATTACTGCTGAACTTCCTGCGCCGTGCCGACAACCTGTCCCGCATCCCTGATTTCTACAACACTCTCACTGACAACTGCCTGACTGGACTGCTGGCTGAATCCGGGCGCTACAATGACCTGCATCACTGGCTGGATTACCGCATCATTCTACCCGGCTACTCCGATGAAGTGTTGCTTGATCACGGTATCATCAATACCGATGACGACCTGATCCAAACCCGCCTTAATGCCCGGGTCAGCAGCGCAGTCTCCCCTGATGAAAAGCATTTTTCCCGCAAGATTCGACAAGGCTGGACTCCCGAATCTGCCCCAGCCGATAGCGCAGATCCGTAA
- a CDS encoding patatin-like phospholipase family protein, with translation MICSMLPPALLAQERTGLVLSGGGARGLAHIGVLKALVEHGIQPSAVAGTSMGSIVGGLYATGYSVEQIEQIATEMNWKEAFSDNSPRSHSLFAYRQMDAGAPVDYRLRINRNGIALPRAALQGQHLTLILDEIFSPARDITDFDQLAVPYRAVAADLITGKQVVLKHGRLSSAVRASMSIPGLLEPIVIDDKMLVDGGIANNIPVSALDDQNVDRLVVVDVGSPRWVKEDITSIGMVVAQLSALMVRNNSDQSLATLDQDDIVIKPNLEGISSSDFNKAQQAIDAGYTAAIEVLGPPPETQPEEQDTPSSGLPVQPLETSPVIDEIIVNNSGVVSDNVVRAMIHQESGKPLDRARIRDDISHIYALDFHDSIRYQLKKDNGRNQLHIQAEERDTSNTFAQVGLQFSDDMQGNGTFGLFGSLRIAGLNSYGGTAALFGNLGSRPMLEARFFQPIDHRLIFFVEPVAGYRADSIDLYLQNDIDDPAIATYRRAEIYGGLHAGAALFRQRGELRVGYHGAQGKFDLKVGPPLDDETYQDRYLFSRLSWDTYDNLAFPSSGAKATLEYQKHDQGFGADIDYDRHLAELGFATTIAGFSVVTEASLALSEEEPGSEAIEPLGGFLRLSGLPPDSIWGAHSALARVVIAKPLRRNLILPASVQIYAGASYETGNVWIERDDVDADSLLSGGSLFLGTRTPLGPGYVSVGATEGDHYSFNIYFGHVFR, from the coding sequence ATGATATGCAGCATGCTGCCACCGGCACTGCTAGCACAGGAACGCACGGGACTGGTGCTGTCTGGTGGTGGCGCCAGAGGGCTGGCGCATATTGGCGTACTAAAGGCTCTGGTTGAGCATGGCATACAACCCAGTGCCGTTGCCGGCACCAGCATGGGATCCATCGTGGGCGGCCTGTATGCCACCGGCTATTCCGTGGAGCAGATAGAACAAATCGCCACGGAAATGAACTGGAAGGAAGCCTTTTCGGACAATTCTCCTCGCTCCCATTCCCTGTTTGCTTACCGCCAGATGGATGCGGGCGCGCCGGTGGATTACCGGTTACGGATCAACCGCAACGGTATTGCCCTGCCCCGCGCCGCTCTGCAGGGTCAGCACCTCACCCTTATTCTCGACGAGATATTCTCTCCCGCCAGAGACATTACCGATTTTGATCAACTGGCGGTGCCTTACCGGGCAGTGGCGGCAGATTTGATTACCGGCAAACAGGTGGTCCTCAAGCACGGCAGGCTGAGCTCAGCGGTGCGCGCCAGCATGTCGATCCCCGGGCTGCTGGAGCCCATTGTGATTGATGACAAAATGCTGGTCGACGGTGGTATTGCCAACAATATTCCCGTCAGTGCCCTGGATGATCAGAATGTGGATCGTCTGGTCGTGGTGGATGTGGGCAGCCCACGTTGGGTGAAGGAGGACATCACCTCGATTGGCATGGTGGTGGCACAGCTCAGCGCCTTGATGGTGCGCAACAATAGCGACCAGAGTCTTGCCACGCTGGACCAGGATGACATCGTCATCAAGCCCAACCTCGAAGGGATTTCCAGCAGTGATTTCAACAAGGCTCAACAGGCCATTGATGCGGGCTACACCGCGGCCATTGAAGTGTTGGGCCCGCCCCCTGAAACGCAGCCTGAAGAGCAGGACACCCCGTCATCTGGCTTACCGGTGCAGCCGCTGGAGACCAGTCCGGTTATCGACGAGATCATCGTCAACAATAGCGGTGTGGTGAGCGACAATGTCGTCCGTGCAATGATTCATCAGGAATCAGGAAAGCCCCTGGACCGGGCAAGGATCCGTGACGATATTTCGCACATCTATGCCCTCGACTTCCATGACAGCATTCGCTACCAACTGAAAAAAGATAATGGTCGCAACCAGCTTCATATCCAGGCGGAAGAGCGTGACACCAGTAATACGTTTGCCCAAGTCGGCCTGCAGTTCTCCGATGACATGCAGGGTAATGGTACCTTTGGCCTGTTTGGATCGCTGAGAATAGCCGGTCTGAACAGTTACGGGGGAACCGCCGCGCTGTTTGGCAATCTGGGATCCCGCCCCATGCTGGAAGCCCGCTTCTTCCAGCCGATCGACCACCGGCTCATTTTTTTCGTGGAGCCGGTTGCCGGCTATCGGGCTGATTCGATTGATCTGTATCTTCAGAATGATATTGATGACCCGGCCATTGCCACGTATCGCCGTGCGGAAATCTATGGCGGCCTGCACGCCGGTGCCGCTCTGTTCCGGCAACGAGGAGAGCTGCGTGTTGGCTATCATGGTGCGCAAGGGAAGTTTGATCTGAAGGTTGGCCCTCCCCTGGATGATGAGACCTACCAGGACCGCTATCTGTTCTCCCGCCTTAGCTGGGATACCTACGATAATCTTGCATTCCCTTCCAGCGGCGCCAAAGCCACCCTTGAGTATCAAAAACACGATCAGGGATTCGGTGCAGACATCGACTATGACCGACACCTTGCGGAGCTGGGCTTTGCCACCACAATTGCCGGCTTCTCTGTAGTCACCGAAGCCAGCCTTGCCCTCTCTGAAGAAGAACCTGGCTCGGAAGCCATCGAACCGCTGGGGGGATTTCTGCGGCTCTCCGGGCTACCACCGGACAGCATCTGGGGGGCTCACAGTGCACTGGCGCGCGTGGTCATCGCCAAACCGTTACGCCGCAACCTGATACTGCCCGCGTCGGTTCAGATCTACGCTGGCGCTTCCTACGAAACCGGGAATGTCTGGATTGAACGGGATGATGTGGACGCAGACTCCCTGCTGTCCGGGGGCAGCCTGTTTCTGGGGACCCGCACCCCTCTGGGCCCGGGCTATGTGTCTGTGGGTGCCACTGAAGGGGATCACTATTCCTTCAATATCTACTTCGGCCACGTATTTCGATAA
- a CDS encoding alkyl sulfatase dimerization domain-containing protein, whose product MKGIIKHAGLAAVLTPLLLLAGCNEDKGTASAPVTEITPVDEAQQATIEANNALREMLPFDDTSDFDRVNKGFIASLDDPKIMAGESVAFDLNQYDFISGEAPDTANPSLWRQSELNAKHGLFKVSEDIYQIRAFDLANMSFIRGEKGWIIVDPLTANETAAAGLKLLREKVEDLPVSAVIFTHSHVDHFGGVKGVLTEEEIASGDVQIVAPLHFFEESVNENLMAGNQMSRRASYMYGNVLAKSETGTLGSGLGTTTAAGTVTIAEPNVTIEKSPQTEVVDGVEMVFLYTPGAEAPAELMFYIPSMKAMSQAEEINHTLHNLYTLRGAKVRSGLLWSKYIHETIERFGDDVEVSFGSHHWPTWGNSDILSLWTSQRDVYRYIHDQTLRLANHGYNGIEIAEMIELPDSLKTVWANRGYYGSVSHNVRAQYQLYFGWFDGNPANLHALPPQDSAVKYVEYMGGADAILSKAQDDFEKGEYRWVAMAVNHLVFAQPDNQNARDLLANAYTQLGYQAESGPWRNFYLSGAKELRDGVVEAATPSTGSADIVNNLSLPTLLDYLAVRFNGEKGTDLSGTINLELADTGEKMVLYIGNGVLNYTLDKQLDEADATVSMKRTTLNEINMGMTTIADAVDDGKVQVSGDTKLFRDFTGNLDTFEFWFNIVTP is encoded by the coding sequence ATGAAAGGTATCATCAAGCATGCCGGCCTGGCGGCGGTTCTGACGCCGTTGCTATTACTGGCTGGATGTAATGAGGATAAAGGGACTGCCTCGGCTCCGGTCACGGAAATCACGCCAGTGGATGAGGCGCAACAGGCGACCATTGAGGCCAATAATGCCTTGAGAGAGATGTTGCCGTTTGATGACACCAGTGATTTCGATCGCGTCAACAAGGGGTTTATCGCATCGCTTGATGACCCCAAAATCATGGCGGGCGAATCGGTTGCCTTCGATCTGAATCAGTATGACTTTATTTCCGGCGAGGCGCCGGACACTGCCAACCCCAGCCTGTGGCGCCAGAGTGAGCTCAACGCCAAACACGGTCTGTTCAAGGTATCGGAAGACATTTATCAAATCCGGGCGTTTGATCTGGCTAACATGTCCTTCATTCGTGGTGAAAAGGGCTGGATCATCGTCGACCCGCTCACGGCCAACGAAACAGCGGCAGCTGGCCTGAAGCTGCTGCGTGAGAAAGTGGAAGACCTGCCTGTCTCCGCAGTGATTTTTACCCACAGTCATGTCGATCACTTTGGTGGCGTCAAGGGTGTGCTGACAGAGGAAGAGATTGCCTCCGGGGACGTTCAGATCGTGGCCCCGCTGCATTTCTTTGAAGAATCCGTCAATGAAAACCTGATGGCGGGCAACCAGATGTCCCGTCGCGCCAGCTACATGTATGGCAACGTGCTGGCGAAATCCGAAACCGGCACCCTGGGTAGCGGGCTAGGCACGACTACCGCTGCGGGCACCGTGACGATTGCCGAACCTAATGTGACCATTGAAAAGTCACCCCAGACAGAAGTGGTCGATGGCGTTGAGATGGTGTTCCTTTATACGCCGGGAGCCGAAGCGCCTGCAGAGCTGATGTTCTACATTCCCTCCATGAAGGCCATGAGCCAGGCGGAGGAGATCAATCACACCCTGCATAACCTCTATACCTTGCGTGGCGCCAAGGTGCGCAGCGGGTTGCTGTGGTCCAAGTATATTCATGAGACCATCGAGCGGTTCGGCGATGATGTGGAAGTGTCCTTCGGTAGCCACCACTGGCCGACCTGGGGGAACAGCGATATCCTGTCCCTGTGGACATCCCAGCGTGACGTGTACCGCTATATCCATGACCAGACCTTGCGGCTGGCCAACCATGGCTACAATGGTATTGAGATCGCCGAGATGATCGAACTGCCGGATTCCCTGAAAACCGTCTGGGCCAACCGCGGCTACTACGGATCGGTCAGTCATAACGTACGCGCCCAATATCAGCTCTACTTCGGCTGGTTTGACGGCAACCCTGCCAACCTGCACGCCCTGCCGCCCCAGGATTCTGCTGTGAAATATGTGGAATACATGGGCGGCGCCGATGCCATTCTCAGCAAGGCCCAGGACGATTTTGAGAAGGGTGAATATCGCTGGGTGGCCATGGCGGTCAATCACCTGGTGTTCGCACAACCGGATAATCAGAATGCCCGCGACTTACTCGCCAATGCATATACGCAGTTGGGGTATCAGGCTGAATCCGGCCCCTGGCGTAACTTTTACCTGAGCGGTGCCAAAGAACTTCGTGACGGCGTCGTCGAGGCGGCCACTCCGTCCACCGGTAGTGCTGATATCGTCAACAACCTGAGCCTGCCTACCTTGCTGGATTATCTGGCGGTTCGCTTCAACGGTGAAAAGGGTACAGATCTGTCTGGCACCATTAACCTGGAGCTCGCTGACACCGGTGAGAAAATGGTGCTCTATATCGGTAATGGTGTGCTCAATTACACGCTGGACAAGCAACTGGATGAGGCAGATGCAACGGTGAGCATGAAGCGTACTACCCTGAACGAAATCAACATGGGTATGACCACCATTGCGGATGCGGTCGATGACGGGAAAGTTCAGGTGAGCGGTGATACCAAGCTGTTCCGCGACTTCACAGGGAACCTGGATACCTTCGAATTCTGGTTCAATATTGTCACGCCCTGA